In Canis lupus dingo isolate Sandy chromosome 27, ASM325472v2, whole genome shotgun sequence, one genomic interval encodes:
- the SLC11A2 gene encoding natural resistance-associated macrophage protein 2 isoform X3, with protein sequence MKKQPKKDEASHCELKTYSKKSDTQASTMVLGPEQKMADDDASGDHGDSPSLGTLNPAYSNSSLPQSTEHSQEPFTTYFDEKIAIPEEEYSCFSFRKLWAFTGPGFLMSIAYLDPGNIESDLQSGAVAGFKLLWVLLLATIVGLLLQRLAARLGVVTGLHLAEVCHRQYPKVPRIILWLMVELAIIGSDMQEVIGSAIAINLLSVGRVPLWGGVLITIADTFVFLFLDKYGLRKLEAFFGFLITIMALTFGYEYVTVKPSQSQVLKGMFLPSCSGCHTPQIEQAVGIVGAVIMPHNMYLHSALVKSRQINRANKQEVREANKYFFIESCIALFVSFIINVFVVSVFAEAFFEKTNDQVVAVCRNSSSPHSHLFPDDNSTLAVDIYKGGVVLGCYFGPAALYIWAVGILAAGQSSTMTGTYSGQFVMEGFLNLRWSRFARVILTRSIAIIPTLLVAIFQDVEHLTGMNDFLNVLQSLQLPFALIPILTFTSLRPVMNDFANGLGWRIAGGILVLIVCSINMYFVLVYVQELGHVALYVVAAVVSVAYLSFVFYLGWQCLIALGMSFLDCGHTYHLGLTAQPELYLLNTVDADSLVSR encoded by the exons ATGAAGAAGCAACCTAAGAAGGACGAAGCTTCACACTGTGAGCTCA aaACCTATTCTAAGAAATCAGACACTCAGGCGTCCACCATGGTGTTGGGTCCTGAGCAGAAGATGGCAGATG ATGATGCTTCTGGAGACCATGGGGACTCTCCCAGTCTTGGTACCCTCAACCCTGCCTACAGTAACTCATCTCTTCCCCAGTCAACTGAGCACTCACAGGAGCCCTTTACCACCTACTTTGATGAGAAAATTGCCATTCCTGAGGAGGAG TATTCTTGTTTTAGTTTTCGTAAACTCTGGGCTTTCACGGGACCTGGCTTTCTTATGAGCATTGCCTACTTGGATCCAGGAAACATTGAATCTGATTTGCAGTCTGGAGCAGTGGCTGGATTTAAG TTGCTTTGGGTTCTTCTCTTGGCCACCATCGTGGGGCTCCTGCTCCAGCGCCTTGCAGCTCGGCTGGGAGTGGTCACGGGGCTGCATCTTGCTGAAGTGTGTCACCGTCAGTACCCGAAG GTCCCACGAATTATCCTATGGCTGATGGTGGAGTTGGCTATCATTGGCTCAGATATGCAAGAAGTTATTGGCTCAGCCATTGCCATCAATCTCCTGTCTGTAGGAAG GGTTCCTCTGTGGGGTGGAGTTCTCATCACGATTGCAGATACCTTCGTATTTCTCTTCTTGGACAAATATG GCTTACGGAAGCTAGAAGCATTTTTTGGCTTTCTCATCACCATTATGGCCCTCACATTTGGATATGAG TATGTTACAGTGAAACCCAGCCAGAGCCAGGTACTCAAGGGCATGTTCCTGCCATCCTGTTCAGGCTGTCACACCCCACAGATTGAGCAGGCAGTGGGCATCGTGGGAGCTGTCATCATGCCACACAATATGTATCTGCATTCTGCATTAGTCAAG TCCAGACAGATAAACCGAGCCAATAAGCAGGAAGTTCGAGAAGCTAATAAGTACTTTTTCATTGAATCCTGCATTGCTCTCTTTGTTTCCTTCATCATCAACGTCTTTGTCGTCTCAGTCTTTGCAGAAGCATTTTTTGAAAAAACCAACGACCAGGTG GTAGCAGTCTGCAGAAACAGCAGCAGTCCCCACTCTCACCTTTTTCCTGATGATAACTCAACATTGGCTGTGGACATCTACAAAGGG gGTGTTGTACTGGGATGTTACTTTGGGCCTGCTGCACTCTACATCTGGGCGGTGGGGATCCTGGCCGCAGGACAGAGCTCCACCATGACAGGAACCTATTCTGGCCAGTTTGTCATGGAG ggaTTTCTGAACCTAAGATGGTCACGTTTTGCCCGAGTAATTCTGACTCGCTCTATTGCCATCATCCCCACTCTGCTTGTTGCCATCTTCCAGGATGTCGAGCATCTGACAGGGATGAATGACTTCCTGAATGTGCTGCAGAGCTTACAG CTTCCCTTTGCTCTGATACCCATCCTCACATTTACGAGCTTACGGCCAGTAATGAATGACTTTGCCAATGGACT AGGCTGGAGGATTGCAGGCGGGATCTTGGTCCTTATCGTCTGTTCCATCAACATGTACTTTGTCCTGGTTTATGTCCAGGAACTAGGGCATGTGGCATTGTATGTGGTAGCTGCTGTGGTCTCTGTGGCTTATCTGAGCTTTGTGTTTTACTTG GGTTGGCAATGTTTGATTGCATTGGGCATGTCCTTCCTGGACTGTGGGCACACG tACCATCTGGGATTGACAGCTCAGCCTGAACTCTACCTTCTGAACACCGTGGATGCTGACTCCCTTGTGTCTAGATGA
- the SLC11A2 gene encoding natural resistance-associated macrophage protein 2 isoform X1 produces MSGISVNYKTDSQKSSSETYSKKSDTQASTMVLGPEQKMADDDASGDHGDSPSLGTLNPAYSNSSLPQSTEHSQEPFTTYFDEKIAIPEEEYSCFSFRKLWAFTGPGFLMSIAYLDPGNIESDLQSGAVAGFKLLWVLLLATIVGLLLQRLAARLGVVTGLHLAEVCHRQYPKVPRIILWLMVELAIIGSDMQEVIGSAIAINLLSVGRVPLWGGVLITIADTFVFLFLDKYGLRKLEAFFGFLITIMALTFGYEYVTVKPSQSQVLKGMFLPSCSGCHTPQIEQAVGIVGAVIMPHNMYLHSALVKSRQINRANKQEVREANKYFFIESCIALFVSFIINVFVVSVFAEAFFEKTNDQVVAVCRNSSSPHSHLFPDDNSTLAVDIYKGGVVLGCYFGPAALYIWAVGILAAGQSSTMTGTYSGQFVMEGFLNLRWSRFARVILTRSIAIIPTLLVAIFQDVEHLTGMNDFLNVLQSLQLPFALIPILTFTSLRPVMNDFANGLGWRIAGGILVLIVCSINMYFVLVYVQELGHVALYVVAAVVSVAYLSFVFYLGWQCLIALGMSFLDCGHTYHLGLTAQPELYLLNTVDADSLVSR; encoded by the exons ATGTCAGGTATTTCTGTCAACTATAAAACAGATTCTCAGAAGTCCAGCTCAG aaACCTATTCTAAGAAATCAGACACTCAGGCGTCCACCATGGTGTTGGGTCCTGAGCAGAAGATGGCAGATG ATGATGCTTCTGGAGACCATGGGGACTCTCCCAGTCTTGGTACCCTCAACCCTGCCTACAGTAACTCATCTCTTCCCCAGTCAACTGAGCACTCACAGGAGCCCTTTACCACCTACTTTGATGAGAAAATTGCCATTCCTGAGGAGGAG TATTCTTGTTTTAGTTTTCGTAAACTCTGGGCTTTCACGGGACCTGGCTTTCTTATGAGCATTGCCTACTTGGATCCAGGAAACATTGAATCTGATTTGCAGTCTGGAGCAGTGGCTGGATTTAAG TTGCTTTGGGTTCTTCTCTTGGCCACCATCGTGGGGCTCCTGCTCCAGCGCCTTGCAGCTCGGCTGGGAGTGGTCACGGGGCTGCATCTTGCTGAAGTGTGTCACCGTCAGTACCCGAAG GTCCCACGAATTATCCTATGGCTGATGGTGGAGTTGGCTATCATTGGCTCAGATATGCAAGAAGTTATTGGCTCAGCCATTGCCATCAATCTCCTGTCTGTAGGAAG GGTTCCTCTGTGGGGTGGAGTTCTCATCACGATTGCAGATACCTTCGTATTTCTCTTCTTGGACAAATATG GCTTACGGAAGCTAGAAGCATTTTTTGGCTTTCTCATCACCATTATGGCCCTCACATTTGGATATGAG TATGTTACAGTGAAACCCAGCCAGAGCCAGGTACTCAAGGGCATGTTCCTGCCATCCTGTTCAGGCTGTCACACCCCACAGATTGAGCAGGCAGTGGGCATCGTGGGAGCTGTCATCATGCCACACAATATGTATCTGCATTCTGCATTAGTCAAG TCCAGACAGATAAACCGAGCCAATAAGCAGGAAGTTCGAGAAGCTAATAAGTACTTTTTCATTGAATCCTGCATTGCTCTCTTTGTTTCCTTCATCATCAACGTCTTTGTCGTCTCAGTCTTTGCAGAAGCATTTTTTGAAAAAACCAACGACCAGGTG GTAGCAGTCTGCAGAAACAGCAGCAGTCCCCACTCTCACCTTTTTCCTGATGATAACTCAACATTGGCTGTGGACATCTACAAAGGG gGTGTTGTACTGGGATGTTACTTTGGGCCTGCTGCACTCTACATCTGGGCGGTGGGGATCCTGGCCGCAGGACAGAGCTCCACCATGACAGGAACCTATTCTGGCCAGTTTGTCATGGAG ggaTTTCTGAACCTAAGATGGTCACGTTTTGCCCGAGTAATTCTGACTCGCTCTATTGCCATCATCCCCACTCTGCTTGTTGCCATCTTCCAGGATGTCGAGCATCTGACAGGGATGAATGACTTCCTGAATGTGCTGCAGAGCTTACAG CTTCCCTTTGCTCTGATACCCATCCTCACATTTACGAGCTTACGGCCAGTAATGAATGACTTTGCCAATGGACT AGGCTGGAGGATTGCAGGCGGGATCTTGGTCCTTATCGTCTGTTCCATCAACATGTACTTTGTCCTGGTTTATGTCCAGGAACTAGGGCATGTGGCATTGTATGTGGTAGCTGCTGTGGTCTCTGTGGCTTATCTGAGCTTTGTGTTTTACTTG GGTTGGCAATGTTTGATTGCATTGGGCATGTCCTTCCTGGACTGTGGGCACACG tACCATCTGGGATTGACAGCTCAGCCTGAACTCTACCTTCTGAACACCGTGGATGCTGACTCCCTTGTGTCTAGATGA
- the SLC11A2 gene encoding natural resistance-associated macrophage protein 2 isoform X4: MVLGPEQKMADDDASGDHGDSPSLGTLNPAYSNSSLPQSTEHSQEPFTTYFDEKIAIPEEEYSCFSFRKLWAFTGPGFLMSIAYLDPGNIESDLQSGAVAGFKLLWVLLLATIVGLLLQRLAARLGVVTGLHLAEVCHRQYPKVPRIILWLMVELAIIGSDMQEVIGSAIAINLLSVGRVPLWGGVLITIADTFVFLFLDKYGLRKLEAFFGFLITIMALTFGYEYVTVKPSQSQVLKGMFLPSCSGCHTPQIEQAVGIVGAVIMPHNMYLHSALVKSRQINRANKQEVREANKYFFIESCIALFVSFIINVFVVSVFAEAFFEKTNDQVVAVCRNSSSPHSHLFPDDNSTLAVDIYKGGVVLGCYFGPAALYIWAVGILAAGQSSTMTGTYSGQFVMEGFLNLRWSRFARVILTRSIAIIPTLLVAIFQDVEHLTGMNDFLNVLQSLQLPFALIPILTFTSLRPVMNDFANGLGWRIAGGILVLIVCSINMYFVLVYVQELGHVALYVVAAVVSVAYLSFVFYLGWQCLIALGMSFLDCGHTYHLGLTAQPELYLLNTVDADSLVSR, from the exons ATGGTGTTGGGTCCTGAGCAGAAGATGGCAGATG ATGATGCTTCTGGAGACCATGGGGACTCTCCCAGTCTTGGTACCCTCAACCCTGCCTACAGTAACTCATCTCTTCCCCAGTCAACTGAGCACTCACAGGAGCCCTTTACCACCTACTTTGATGAGAAAATTGCCATTCCTGAGGAGGAG TATTCTTGTTTTAGTTTTCGTAAACTCTGGGCTTTCACGGGACCTGGCTTTCTTATGAGCATTGCCTACTTGGATCCAGGAAACATTGAATCTGATTTGCAGTCTGGAGCAGTGGCTGGATTTAAG TTGCTTTGGGTTCTTCTCTTGGCCACCATCGTGGGGCTCCTGCTCCAGCGCCTTGCAGCTCGGCTGGGAGTGGTCACGGGGCTGCATCTTGCTGAAGTGTGTCACCGTCAGTACCCGAAG GTCCCACGAATTATCCTATGGCTGATGGTGGAGTTGGCTATCATTGGCTCAGATATGCAAGAAGTTATTGGCTCAGCCATTGCCATCAATCTCCTGTCTGTAGGAAG GGTTCCTCTGTGGGGTGGAGTTCTCATCACGATTGCAGATACCTTCGTATTTCTCTTCTTGGACAAATATG GCTTACGGAAGCTAGAAGCATTTTTTGGCTTTCTCATCACCATTATGGCCCTCACATTTGGATATGAG TATGTTACAGTGAAACCCAGCCAGAGCCAGGTACTCAAGGGCATGTTCCTGCCATCCTGTTCAGGCTGTCACACCCCACAGATTGAGCAGGCAGTGGGCATCGTGGGAGCTGTCATCATGCCACACAATATGTATCTGCATTCTGCATTAGTCAAG TCCAGACAGATAAACCGAGCCAATAAGCAGGAAGTTCGAGAAGCTAATAAGTACTTTTTCATTGAATCCTGCATTGCTCTCTTTGTTTCCTTCATCATCAACGTCTTTGTCGTCTCAGTCTTTGCAGAAGCATTTTTTGAAAAAACCAACGACCAGGTG GTAGCAGTCTGCAGAAACAGCAGCAGTCCCCACTCTCACCTTTTTCCTGATGATAACTCAACATTGGCTGTGGACATCTACAAAGGG gGTGTTGTACTGGGATGTTACTTTGGGCCTGCTGCACTCTACATCTGGGCGGTGGGGATCCTGGCCGCAGGACAGAGCTCCACCATGACAGGAACCTATTCTGGCCAGTTTGTCATGGAG ggaTTTCTGAACCTAAGATGGTCACGTTTTGCCCGAGTAATTCTGACTCGCTCTATTGCCATCATCCCCACTCTGCTTGTTGCCATCTTCCAGGATGTCGAGCATCTGACAGGGATGAATGACTTCCTGAATGTGCTGCAGAGCTTACAG CTTCCCTTTGCTCTGATACCCATCCTCACATTTACGAGCTTACGGCCAGTAATGAATGACTTTGCCAATGGACT AGGCTGGAGGATTGCAGGCGGGATCTTGGTCCTTATCGTCTGTTCCATCAACATGTACTTTGTCCTGGTTTATGTCCAGGAACTAGGGCATGTGGCATTGTATGTGGTAGCTGCTGTGGTCTCTGTGGCTTATCTGAGCTTTGTGTTTTACTTG GGTTGGCAATGTTTGATTGCATTGGGCATGTCCTTCCTGGACTGTGGGCACACG tACCATCTGGGATTGACAGCTCAGCCTGAACTCTACCTTCTGAACACCGTGGATGCTGACTCCCTTGTGTCTAGATGA
- the SLC11A2 gene encoding natural resistance-associated macrophage protein 2 isoform X2 has translation MVLGPEQKMADDDASGDHGDSPSLGTLNPAYSNSSLPQSTEHSQEPFTTYFDEKIAIPEEEYSCFSFRKLWAFTGPGFLMSIAYLDPGNIESDLQSGAVAGFKLLWVLLLATIVGLLLQRLAARLGVVTGLHLAEVCHRQYPKVPRIILWLMVELAIIGSDMQEVIGSAIAINLLSVGRVPLWGGVLITIADTFVFLFLDKYGLRKLEAFFGFLITIMALTFGYEYVTVKPSQSQVLKGMFLPSCSGCHTPQIEQAVGIVGAVIMPHNMYLHSALVKSRQINRANKQEVREANKYFFIESCIALFVSFIINVFVVSVFAEAFFEKTNDQVVAVCRNSSSPHSHLFPDDNSTLAVDIYKGGVVLGCYFGPAALYIWAVGILAAGQSSTMTGTYSGQFVMEGFLNLRWSRFARVILTRSIAIIPTLLVAIFQDVEHLTGMNDFLNVLQSLQLPFALIPILTFTSLRPVMNDFANGLGWRIAGGILVLIVCSINMYFVLVYVQELGHVALYVVAAVVSVAYLSFVFYLGWQCLIALGMSFLDCGHTEVGYRKRW, from the exons ATGGTGTTGGGTCCTGAGCAGAAGATGGCAGATG ATGATGCTTCTGGAGACCATGGGGACTCTCCCAGTCTTGGTACCCTCAACCCTGCCTACAGTAACTCATCTCTTCCCCAGTCAACTGAGCACTCACAGGAGCCCTTTACCACCTACTTTGATGAGAAAATTGCCATTCCTGAGGAGGAG TATTCTTGTTTTAGTTTTCGTAAACTCTGGGCTTTCACGGGACCTGGCTTTCTTATGAGCATTGCCTACTTGGATCCAGGAAACATTGAATCTGATTTGCAGTCTGGAGCAGTGGCTGGATTTAAG TTGCTTTGGGTTCTTCTCTTGGCCACCATCGTGGGGCTCCTGCTCCAGCGCCTTGCAGCTCGGCTGGGAGTGGTCACGGGGCTGCATCTTGCTGAAGTGTGTCACCGTCAGTACCCGAAG GTCCCACGAATTATCCTATGGCTGATGGTGGAGTTGGCTATCATTGGCTCAGATATGCAAGAAGTTATTGGCTCAGCCATTGCCATCAATCTCCTGTCTGTAGGAAG GGTTCCTCTGTGGGGTGGAGTTCTCATCACGATTGCAGATACCTTCGTATTTCTCTTCTTGGACAAATATG GCTTACGGAAGCTAGAAGCATTTTTTGGCTTTCTCATCACCATTATGGCCCTCACATTTGGATATGAG TATGTTACAGTGAAACCCAGCCAGAGCCAGGTACTCAAGGGCATGTTCCTGCCATCCTGTTCAGGCTGTCACACCCCACAGATTGAGCAGGCAGTGGGCATCGTGGGAGCTGTCATCATGCCACACAATATGTATCTGCATTCTGCATTAGTCAAG TCCAGACAGATAAACCGAGCCAATAAGCAGGAAGTTCGAGAAGCTAATAAGTACTTTTTCATTGAATCCTGCATTGCTCTCTTTGTTTCCTTCATCATCAACGTCTTTGTCGTCTCAGTCTTTGCAGAAGCATTTTTTGAAAAAACCAACGACCAGGTG GTAGCAGTCTGCAGAAACAGCAGCAGTCCCCACTCTCACCTTTTTCCTGATGATAACTCAACATTGGCTGTGGACATCTACAAAGGG gGTGTTGTACTGGGATGTTACTTTGGGCCTGCTGCACTCTACATCTGGGCGGTGGGGATCCTGGCCGCAGGACAGAGCTCCACCATGACAGGAACCTATTCTGGCCAGTTTGTCATGGAG ggaTTTCTGAACCTAAGATGGTCACGTTTTGCCCGAGTAATTCTGACTCGCTCTATTGCCATCATCCCCACTCTGCTTGTTGCCATCTTCCAGGATGTCGAGCATCTGACAGGGATGAATGACTTCCTGAATGTGCTGCAGAGCTTACAG CTTCCCTTTGCTCTGATACCCATCCTCACATTTACGAGCTTACGGCCAGTAATGAATGACTTTGCCAATGGACT AGGCTGGAGGATTGCAGGCGGGATCTTGGTCCTTATCGTCTGTTCCATCAACATGTACTTTGTCCTGGTTTATGTCCAGGAACTAGGGCATGTGGCATTGTATGTGGTAGCTGCTGTGGTCTCTGTGGCTTATCTGAGCTTTGTGTTTTACTTG GGTTGGCAATGTTTGATTGCATTGGGCATGTCCTTCCTGGACTGTGGGCACACG GAGGTTGGTTATAGAAAAAGATGGTAG